Proteins found in one Larimichthys crocea isolate SSNF chromosome I, L_crocea_2.0, whole genome shotgun sequence genomic segment:
- the LOC109136735 gene encoding LOW QUALITY PROTEIN: hemoglobin subunit alpha-1 (The sequence of the model RefSeq protein was modified relative to this genomic sequence to represent the inferred CDS: inserted 4 bases in 2 codons; deleted 2 bases in 2 codons), with translation HGSFRTSTLDRPILVEVWVCPCPVSSIKPTRVWADHNISTSKSTSRWTSLTAKDKDTVRAFWNNSLWKSEDIGTNASARMLTVYPQTKTYFAHWKDQSPNSPSARKHGITVMSGVADAGPRXRRLEGGLLNLSELHAFTLRVDPANFKVLLPLLLVVMAIMFXEDFTPEVHVAMDKFLAALAWPWLENTETAGEDDGD, from the exons CCTATCTTGGTGGAGGTCTGGGTGTGCCCCTGCCCTGTTTCAAGTATAAAACCCACCAGGGTTTGGGCAGATCACAACATCAGCACCTCTAAATCAACAAGCAGATGGACCAGTCTCACCGCTAAGGACAAGGAC ACTGTCAGAGCCTTCTGGAACAATAGTCTCTGGAAAAGCGAGGACATCGGCACCAATGCTTCGGCCAG GATGCTGACTGTGTACCCGCAGACTAAGACATACTTCGCCCACTGGAAGGACCAGAGCCCTAACTCCCCCTCAGCGAGGAAGCACGGAATAACTGTGATGTCTGGAGTTGCAGATGCTGGACCAAG TCGACGACTTGAAGGAGGTCTTCTTAACCTCAGTGAACTGCACGCCTTCACTCTGCGTGTGGACCCTGCTAACTTCAAGGT ATTACTCCCACTGCTCCTTGTTGTCATGGCCATCATGTT CGAAGATTTCACCCCTGAG GTCCATGTGGCTATGGACAAGTTCCTGGCTGCTCTGGCTTGGCCCTGGCTGGAGAATACAGAAACAGCAGGAGAAGATGATGGAGACTGA
- the LOC109143174 gene encoding LOW QUALITY PROTEIN: hemoglobin embryonic subunit alpha (The sequence of the model RefSeq protein was modified relative to this genomic sequence to represent the inferred CDS: inserted 1 base in 1 codon) has translation MTSLTAKDKAAVRAFWNKVSGKAEDIGTNALARMLTVYPQTKTYFAHWKDQSPNSPSARKHGITVMSGVADAVTKIDDLKGGLLNLSELHAFTLRVDPANFKIISHCILVVMAIMXPDDFTPEVHVAMDKFLAALALALAEKYR, from the exons ATGACCAGTCTCACCGCTAAGGACAAGGCCGCAGTCAGAGCCTTCTGGAACAAAGTCTCTGGAAAAGCGGAGGACATCGGCACCAATGCTCTGGCCAG GATGCTGACTGTGTACCCGCAGACTAAGACATACTTTGCCCACTGGAAGGACCAGAGCCCTAACTCCCCCTCAGCGAGGAAGCACGGAATAACTGTGATGTCTGGAGTTGCAGATGCTGTGACCAAGATCGACGACTTGAAAGGAGGTCTTCTCAACCTCAGTGAACTGCACGCCTTCACTCTGCGTGTGGACCCTGCTAACTTCAAG ATTATCTCCCACTGCATCCTTGTTGTCATGGCCATCA TTCCCGACGATTTCACCCCTGAGGTCCATGTGGCTATGGACAAGTTCCTGGCTGCTCTGGCTCTGGCCCTGGCTGAGAAATACAGATAA